In Tepidimonas taiwanensis, the following are encoded in one genomic region:
- the ppsA gene encoding phosphoenolpyruvate synthase, protein MSDRFPPDALVVPFEQLRMADVEIVGGKNASLGEMISQLPQGVRVPTGFATTAHAFREFLKHGGLDQRIHAMLAALDADDVKALAATGAEIRALVEAQPFPPALEAAIREAYARLDGGANASYAVRSSATAEDLPDASFAGQQETFLNVVGIEQILHKIKEVFASLYNDRAISYRVHKGFAHSEVALSAGIQRMVRSDLGASGVMFTIDTESGFEDVVFITASYGLGETVVQGAVNPDEFYVHKPMLKAGKHAIIRRNLGSKLIQMVFATPEEKAAGGKLVKTVDVPVEQRNRYSLTDAEVLELARYALIIEQHYGRPMDIEWGKDGVDGQIYILQARPETVKSQAAGQVELRYQLKAKGPVLAQGRAIGQKIGTGKVRIVHSIAEMDKVQPGDVLVTDMTDPNWEPIMKRASAIVTNRGGRTCHAAIIARELGIPAVVGCGNATDTLKDGQLVTVSCAEGDTGHIYEGLLETEVTEVQRGAMPELPVKIMMNVGNPQLAFDFAQLPNGGVGLARLEFIINNNIGVHPKAILDYPNVDADLKRAVESAARGHASPRAFYVDKVAEGVATIAAAFWPKPVIVRLSDFKSNEYRKLVGGSRYEPDEENPMLGFRGAARYISDDFAEAFAMEVEALKRVRLEMGLTNVQVMVPFVRTLAQAQRVTELLASMGLKRGEHDLKLIMMCEIPSNAILAEQFLQYFDGFSIGSNDLTQLTLGLDRDSGLELLAHDFDERDPAVLALIERAIAACRAQGKYIGICGQGPSDHPDFARWLMERGISSISLNPDTVVDTWQRLAAQG, encoded by the coding sequence ATGTCCGATCGCTTTCCCCCCGACGCGCTGGTGGTGCCGTTCGAGCAACTGCGCATGGCCGACGTCGAGATCGTCGGCGGCAAAAACGCCAGCCTCGGCGAGATGATTTCGCAACTGCCGCAGGGTGTGCGCGTGCCCACCGGCTTTGCCACGACCGCGCATGCATTCAGGGAATTCCTCAAACACGGCGGGCTCGACCAGCGCATCCACGCGATGCTGGCGGCGCTGGATGCCGACGACGTCAAGGCGCTGGCCGCCACCGGGGCCGAAATCCGCGCGCTGGTCGAGGCGCAGCCCTTCCCGCCGGCGCTCGAGGCCGCCATCCGCGAGGCCTACGCCCGGCTCGACGGTGGGGCCAACGCGAGCTACGCCGTGCGTTCCTCCGCCACCGCGGAGGACCTGCCGGATGCCTCCTTCGCGGGGCAGCAGGAGACGTTCCTCAACGTCGTCGGCATCGAGCAGATTCTGCACAAGATCAAGGAGGTGTTCGCCAGCCTCTACAACGACCGCGCCATCAGCTACCGGGTGCACAAGGGCTTCGCGCACAGCGAGGTGGCGCTGTCGGCGGGCATCCAGCGCATGGTGCGCTCGGACCTCGGCGCGTCGGGCGTGATGTTCACGATCGACACCGAAAGCGGCTTCGAGGACGTGGTGTTCATCACCGCCAGCTACGGCTTGGGCGAGACGGTGGTGCAGGGTGCCGTCAACCCGGACGAGTTCTACGTGCACAAGCCGATGCTCAAGGCCGGCAAGCACGCCATCATCCGCCGCAACCTGGGCAGCAAGCTGATCCAGATGGTCTTCGCAACGCCCGAGGAGAAGGCCGCCGGCGGCAAGCTCGTGAAGACCGTGGACGTGCCGGTGGAGCAGCGCAACCGCTACAGCCTCACCGACGCCGAGGTGCTGGAGCTGGCGCGCTACGCGCTCATCATCGAGCAGCACTACGGCCGCCCGATGGACATCGAGTGGGGCAAGGACGGCGTCGACGGGCAGATCTACATCCTGCAGGCGCGGCCGGAGACGGTCAAGAGCCAGGCCGCGGGCCAGGTGGAGCTGCGCTACCAGCTCAAGGCCAAGGGCCCGGTGCTGGCGCAAGGGCGCGCGATCGGCCAGAAGATCGGCACCGGCAAGGTGCGCATCGTCCACTCGATCGCCGAGATGGACAAGGTGCAGCCCGGCGACGTGCTGGTCACCGACATGACCGACCCGAACTGGGAGCCGATCATGAAGCGCGCCAGCGCCATCGTGACCAACCGGGGCGGGCGCACCTGCCACGCGGCCATCATCGCGCGTGAGCTGGGCATTCCGGCTGTCGTGGGATGCGGCAACGCGACCGACACCCTCAAGGACGGACAGCTCGTCACGGTCAGCTGCGCCGAGGGCGACACCGGCCACATCTACGAGGGGCTGCTGGAGACCGAGGTCACCGAGGTGCAGCGCGGTGCGATGCCCGAGCTGCCGGTCAAGATCATGATGAACGTCGGCAACCCGCAGCTCGCCTTCGACTTCGCGCAGCTGCCCAACGGCGGCGTGGGGTTGGCGCGCCTGGAGTTCATCATCAACAACAACATCGGCGTGCACCCGAAGGCCATCCTCGACTACCCCAACGTCGACGCCGATCTGAAGCGCGCGGTGGAATCCGCCGCCCGCGGCCACGCCAGCCCGCGCGCGTTCTACGTCGATAAGGTGGCCGAGGGCGTGGCGACGATCGCCGCGGCTTTCTGGCCCAAGCCGGTGATCGTGCGGCTGTCGGACTTCAAGAGCAACGAGTACCGCAAGCTGGTGGGCGGCAGCCGCTACGAACCCGACGAGGAAAACCCGATGCTGGGCTTCCGCGGCGCGGCGCGCTACATCAGCGACGACTTCGCCGAGGCGTTTGCGATGGAGGTGGAGGCGCTCAAGCGCGTGCGGCTGGAGATGGGCCTGACCAACGTGCAGGTGATGGTGCCGTTCGTGCGTACGCTGGCGCAGGCGCAGCGCGTCACGGAGCTGCTGGCGTCGATGGGGCTCAAGCGCGGCGAGCACGACCTCAAGCTCATCATGATGTGCGAGATCCCGAGCAACGCCATCCTGGCCGAGCAGTTCCTGCAGTATTTCGACGGCTTCTCGATCGGCTCGAACGACCTGACGCAGCTCACGCTGGGGCTGGACCGCGACTCAGGGCTGGAGCTGCTGGCACACGACTTCGACGAGCGCGACCCGGCGGTGCTGGCGCTGATCGAGCGCGCGATCGCGGCGTGCCGCGCGCAGGGCAAATACATCGGCATCTGCGGGCAGGGCCCCAGCGACCACCCGGACTTTGCCCGCTGGCTGATGGAGCGCGGCATCAGCTCGATCTCGCTCAACCCGGACACGGTGGTCGACACCTGGCAGCGCCTCGCCGCCCAGGGTTGA
- the ppsR gene encoding posphoenolpyruvate synthetase regulatory kinase/phosphorylase PpsR, whose translation MPNRTAFFVSDGTGITAETFARAILTQFEISPKMVRLPFVDNVDKAHQALRQINHAAHVDGKRPLVFTTVVNMDVMDVLRRDCEGMLIDMFGTFIAPLEHELGMKSNHRVGRFSDVTKSREYHDRIEAINFTLEHDDGQTNENLEKSDVILVGVSRSGKTPTSLYLALQFGLKASNYPLIPEDFERRQLPPAVLPHKKKLFGLTIDPKRLSEIRHERRPNSRYASLENCQYEVREAEALMRRAGIRILSTTHKSIEEIATIIRQDLEAKTAR comes from the coding sequence ATGCCCAACCGCACCGCTTTTTTCGTCTCCGATGGCACCGGCATCACGGCCGAAACGTTCGCGCGCGCGATCCTGACGCAGTTTGAAATCTCGCCCAAGATGGTGCGGCTGCCGTTCGTCGACAACGTCGACAAGGCCCACCAGGCACTGCGGCAGATCAACCACGCCGCCCACGTCGACGGCAAGCGGCCGCTCGTCTTCACGACCGTGGTCAACATGGACGTGATGGACGTGCTGCGGCGCGATTGCGAGGGCATGCTGATCGACATGTTCGGCACGTTCATCGCCCCGCTCGAGCACGAGCTGGGGATGAAGTCCAACCACCGCGTCGGCCGCTTCTCGGACGTGACCAAGAGCCGCGAGTACCACGACCGCATCGAGGCGATCAACTTCACGCTCGAGCACGACGACGGACAGACGAACGAGAACCTGGAAAAGTCCGACGTCATCCTGGTGGGCGTGAGCCGCAGCGGCAAGACGCCGACGTCGTTGTACCTGGCGCTGCAGTTCGGCCTGAAGGCGTCGAACTATCCGCTCATCCCGGAGGACTTCGAGCGTCGCCAGCTGCCACCGGCCGTGCTGCCGCACAAAAAGAAACTCTTTGGCCTGACGATCGACCCCAAGCGCCTGAGCGAAATCCGCCACGAACGGCGCCCCAACTCGCGCTACGCGAGCCTGGAAAACTGTCAGTACGAGGTGCGCGAGGCCGAAGCCCTGATGCGCCGCGCGGGCATCCGGATCCTGTCGACGACCCACAAGTCGATCGAGGAAATCGCCACCATCATCCGGCAGGATCTGGAGGCGAAGACGGCGCGCTGA